Genomic segment of Apium graveolens cultivar Ventura chromosome 7, ASM990537v1, whole genome shotgun sequence:
GCCAATTGACTACATACCCTGTATATAGGGATCAAACTCAATGTAATTCTTTAAGGTTGTACTCCATTTCTTGGCCAATAATTTACGTTTTTGATAAGGCAAAACCAGTTCTCGGAGTTAATCCAACTGTTTTCAAGTGAGTATCTAGTGTCCAAGTGCGGCTGGACACTAGAAACCCATTTTAATCCATAACTGAGACATGTTTCatgaaattatttatttattctttaATTATCAATGTTTATCACGTTTTATGATGATACAATCTCGTTTGAAGTCCAGTCATGAAGATATGAACTGTTTTCCTTCATTTTAGAAGGTACAGTCCTAGTAGGACAGTGATTCTGTCCTCAGAGGTACACTAATGTTCCTGCATCAGTACCTCACCATCCTTTCTAGCCATCAAGGCCCTTCTAGCACCTCACCAACTCACAGGGACTTATTCCTGATTCATCCTAATACCTTTCATGATTATATAAACCTGTCAACAACTGAATTTCCTGGTTAGCTGCAGGTTTGGTACGAGTCCTGCACCTTGGTGCATGTACCTTTAAAATCGTGAACATTTTGGTTAAATCTATACCAATATACTTTCTTATCCATATCAACCAATCTCAATTCATTTATGGGCATTAAATCTATCTAATACAAGATTTTAAACACAACAGTTACAAAAAATTTACATAGAAGATACATTTTATACGTTTATTAAAATCATAACTCACTTGTTATTTAAACTAAGATTATTAGAATACTTTGGTAtttaataatcaataaaatattaaagaAATGATTTGGATATGTATTAATAAAGCTTACATATTTCTGTTGACTAACATTTATCTGTTCACTGTTGATCTAACTTCATAGATTTACTTTTGTTAAATAGATGTATAAGCAATATCACATATTATATAGAAAGTTTATCGGGCGAAGCTGTGATATTAAAGACCCTGCGCATAACCATCTGTGAGAGTTTTAGGAATTAGTCCAAGGTCCAGTGGTTGCGGTCACACAGGGACTCTCACGTAGGTTAGTCATCCAAGGTACTAGTGAACAGAAAAGTAACTTGCTAATCCTGCTTTAAAATCCTAGAAGGAAAACGAAAGGTGTCCAAGGATAGTCTCGATTGGTTATGAAATGATATCATCCTAGTTTTTAATATACAGGAAAGTACTACCAGTAACATTTTATGCAATTAGAAGTACTCTTTAAATTTTCATTCTCTGAGGGCCAAGATGCTTGGAAAGAGGAGTTTTATGTCATGACTGGTTCATGTCCTGTTAGGGCGAGAGCTACTGTTTCATTTCAAATAATGAATGAGAATGTTAACTTTTTTCCAATGAGTTTATCTATTCCTCTCATCAAACAGACCCTATGTTAGAAGGAAATTTGCACACAAATAACACCATCCATTTTGTTAAACTTTATGATCTCTTAAATTTGTTACAATCCAAGGTTGCACTACAAAATTCCAGTAAATGAACTATGAGACTATATGATGAGAATTCAAAAAAACACACAAATAAAAACTATACAACAGCTAAAGATATCATCGGGAATTCACTAAATTTCACCTTCTACCTCGCAATGTGTGGACAGTTCCGATAATTATGTCTATCTGTGGTACCACCAAAGTCTATGAGACAAGTAGACAACCATCACCACACCCTGAAAACGAAATTAATCTACATAtctatataaaaatatataatataagaAAAAAAACCACTTCAGAGGAGCTCAGATTTAAGTTCTAGGAAACCTTTCAAATGTACTACATTCATATTTAGATTCCAAGAGATCTAGAGAGTATTAGTTTAGCTAAATGTTTCAGCATCTGAAGAGGGGTAAGATATAACAGCCGAACAAAACCAGTCTCAGAAGAATACTATATAAAGAATGCATAACCCGAAACCCGTACCAGCATGACTGCTACATTCATTTCAACAGATAGCCAGCAGCTAAAGTAACTGATTATCATTCATATAGCCATTTTAATCTTATCCATCAATTAGTCCGGTAGTAGGAGGCTTTCATGGCACTAGCAACCATAAGAGCAGAAGCTGCTGCGCCAATAGCAAAATCTGCTTTGGAACACAATCTCTCTGCTTTTTCCCTTTTTAACACTGCAATGCAAGAAGCTCGCTTTGCTGCACCTGATGCTTCACGCATTCTGAGCTCATAATAATCTTGCACGCTCACATTCCGTCTCCCTGGGTAAAAATCAGATAGGTGACGCTTCTTGCTTGGCCAATCAGGGAACTCCATATCCTGCTGCTGCACCCGATTTCTCTTTCCTGGTCTATGGTTTGAAGCCATCTCTTCTCGAACTGTAAACGAGATTGAATATGGGCACACATCAGGCACGGAACTAAAATGCTAGAAAATCACCGAATAATAACAACTCCACTAGATTAGCAATTTAAATATCTGTTACCAGAAGTATGAACACCACCCTGCTCTCCTATGTTAGCATGCCTATGCCCAGAGTCGTGAAGTTTCTTCTGTGATCTGCACTTTGAACCATTTTTAGGCACTTTCAGACCACGTGGCTTTAGACAGAACGCGAACATGACTGGTTTCTCCACATTTGGTGCCTTCACCTTGTCTCCACACTCAGCAATGCTTTTGCCTTCGGTCGTTAACCGATTCCACTCTTGTAATTTCACATGGTACCTCTCCCAAGATGGAGGCTGATAAAGCAAAACATCAGTAAATTTTTCAGACAATAACCTCCATCCATGAGGAAAACAAACTATAGTTTTTTTACTTATTTAAATTATTGTCTCCTGGAATAAGAGGGCAAAATATTTGTCATCTGATCCAACAATGGCTACAAACGGATGCTTAACACAAATATGATATAACATATCTTAATTTGACATGGTATCTTTGGAAAACATGAAGATTCACTCAACACACAGTTATTTTAAACTGGCTCTATGAATCACCTCCAAAAATGCTGTTCAAGATAATGACATTACACTCACACTGAATAGATCCTAATTAATGTGTTTTATGTTCCCAGTTACCATTCATATCAAAACTTCTCCCAGATTATATGTTTAATAAGTGATAAGAGCCAGGGGGAGGGGCAGATGCTGATTAGAAAATGGTGTGAATCGGGGTGATGACATTCCGCTCCACTATTGCGACTAGAAATTTACTGTTCATTCTACAAATTTTAGAATGGAACAGAATATTGAGCTCAAGAACAAGAAGAAAATAGACTGATCAGTGATTCAAACATATAACAGAGTGAGACCCAAAAGCCTTTAATACCCAAAAGATTAATTTCACCGTGATTCTCATTCTCTGATTATGAAGTTGTCGCACAACTGCTTATCAAGAAATTCTAGAACTTGGAGGGTGAAGAAAATTCTAATAGGGAAACAACTTTTAATTTGTACCTACTTCCTAACTATAATATTCaataagatttttaaaaaaaaaaacacGTATAAACAGGATATCTATATACCTCATCATCAATTTAATCTATTCACACATTAAATACACATACGTAATATTATACCAACTACCTGATCAACTATTTCAACCTTACTCCTACTGTCCTACATAATATGAATGATACTGTACTGAGACTAATTAATAACACTTTCTGATCCACGGATTATGTTGAATACATTACACATTCCCGTAAACAAGATTTTCTGAGAGTAGTCTTTCCAATAGAAGTTCTAAAAGTAAGATTCTTAAACGCAACTTACGTCAGTGTGCATCCAGCCCATACAAAGGTTTGTTGTCCCAAAACAGTCATGAAGGATCAGTAGCAACTAGTGGTATTATAACTATAGCACATTGTTCTAGTAATACTGGGAATGGTTAAGTGATGAGTGGATCAGATGAGTCAATCAGGTCAACTAACCTGCATATCATATTGAGTTTAAGCTATAAAACCATAATCAAATAAAAGTGTATTGAGTCAGAAGAGGACTATTAGCGCTTGGATTATTAGTTCATCAGGTGCTTATATAATGAACGTATTGCAGTTTTCAAGAAGCTACCTGAAAAAATGAGTATTTAGTGGAGTGCAAATTTCCTGATATTTCCGACACCACAAGGACATGGCTGATTTTAAGGGGAAGGAGACATCAGGAGAGTAATAACAAGCATAACGATTAGTAATAGCGGCAGCTATTAGAATATTATCAACCACTATGAGTGGTGAGTAATACGGAAATGAGGTGAAGCATACGTTTAGTTGACTGATTTGCCTGCACATATACATAGTTCTCTACTGTAATCAGTTTCGAAATTCTGGAATGATAGTAGAGAAAAGCTGAAAGTGATATCTCTCTTCGGGTGACTACAGCCGGACAAAAAAAAATTCTATTAAAAATAGggtttattataaattaaaaaaaaaagataaTTTCTTTTACCTTCAGCATGTGTGGCTCCCAGAGGCCAGGGAAAGACCAGATGGTATCTTCCAAATCATATACACTAGAAATCCCCCCACCCTCCCATTAAAGGATAATTTAAGTAACCAAATATAATGGCTAAGGGTCAAGTTTCTCACTGGATTAGTTCGCCAATACTTTTCGGTCAGATTATTTGATTCTGTGGTATTGATTCCACTATTATTAATAAGCAATAATAAAAAAATTCCATGGTAAACAGGGGAATAACTGACAAAAAACTGTCAGTCTCATGTGGGTGCCAATCTTTACATTTTCTTTCACCCATATCTGTATAATGAGGAAGAGGTGTTGAGGACAGGGGTTTACTAATTAAATGAGAAATGAGACCTTGTCAATTGTCTTATAGCTCATTTTTTATACACAAATATTCATATTAGATGTAGTAAAATTGATCAATGTAATGCATATTGCAGACTAGCACTCTAAGCAAACTCTATTCTCATGCAAAGTTCTACTCAACCATGGTTTGTTCTAAAATCTGAAGCATTCCCTCTTGTCTCCGCTTACAAATCACTTTTTGAATAATCACATCAATTTTCTCAATACATTCACTGTTAAAAGTTTAAGGAACATAAGGAGGAACTACACTAGAGATACTTAAATGCATCTTTACAGACATTTACCCTACAACTAATTTCCAACCAGGTTCCATGACCATATTCGTTCTTAAGTCCTGTATCCAATTATCGCAAAAGAAGTTCACAAAAAGTTGTATAACCAAGGTCAAAGTAATGAGAAGCAGCAAGGATAAATATCTCGATCAAAAGGTTTGGTTCTAACATAAAAGGTGTTACCAGCTAATTGTTACATTTCAATTTTTCTCTAAACATGAAATGAGAACTTAACAAGGAAAGGGGTTGGCAGCGCAATTTTAATCTAGAGATCACATGTTACATGACTGgtatattaataatatattaaaaaatagatGAAAAGATACAAATGATACCTGCAGGTGCCTGATCAACGGAATCCCTGTTCTCTTCCTCTTCTGCTGCCAATGATGGTAGATGGCAATAATCACTTCACTCGGCACAACCCCAACCATGAGAATTTCTAGTTCAGTGACAGTAAAGTGATTACGCTGTTGAGCATATGCAAACTTTTCTAACATGTCCATACATTTTTCAAAAATACCATCAGTAATTACAATGCAACAAGTCTCCTGGGATTGGAGAGTTTTTCCATTTTTTGAAATCCATTGTTCATCTTCACTATCCATGTCATATAAAATCTTCGATGGATTCAGAGCCATGTCAATATCATCCTCAATTTGCTTAATGTAACTGGGAGACGGAGTAAATGGAAGTTTTTTCGCATAAACTTCAGATTCCTCTAATAGGCGGAAACCAGGAATATAAATGTTTGCGGTTTCCAAGGGACATTATCAAAGCCAACGTGAACATCGTTTGTTCTCTCACCCTTCCAAATAGAACAAATTTCTTCTAGAGGCAAAGTACTTGAGTTTCTTGTGTTGATAGCATCAAAACTCTTGTGGTGAGATGGTATCGTTCCATAACAGTTCAAGCTAGCAGTCTCAGGATGAATTTCCAGATGATATACAGAATGATGCTTACCTGTCAATGAAGTTTCCGAGGTACTTTCAGGATGTACTTGCTGAAAGATTTCACAGAAATGTTTAGGTAGAGCACAACAGATGGTTGTTGAATTGCAAGTCTTTCCTCTTAGCTCCACAGAACAAGCAAGAGTGCACTCCATAAGGCGGACACAAGCTAGAGAACTTCTCATTAGCAGCTTGAGATGAAGGCTACGAAAGAAAAGTGGTGCAGCACTATAAGAAAGAACAAATGACAGCATTTCATGCTTCACTGTACATGTAGGAGCCTGCCTTACCATTTCCCTTTCCAGATTTTGTAGGGCCAATAGGTATAATATCCTtgaaattttttgttcttgaaccCTGATGAAAATTACAAGAAAATGTTACAATTTAAAAAAACTCTAAACAAAAATTTGCTGGAAAGATTGTTAATTACAAACAAGATTTACTCATTTAATTTTTGAAAACCATCCCAttatatatacaaacatatatatatatatatatatatattcaaaaagCAACAACATTTTAAAACATGCAAAAgaaattatataaaaaattagCATCTTAGAGAACATTACTCTTTCACCGGACTCTTTTCCATCAACCACGATAACAAAATTTTGAATTTAGACAGTTACTAAAATGACTAGAGATGCAACCGAGGAACTAATTAAACAAGTCAATATGTGAAAGATACCTGAGAGGACTCCCAACACATGTGTGAATTGCTTTCACCTTTGAGTGCGTTGATGTTCACAAGAGTGCACTCAGGTAGAAGTAGTTTCTTAGAAATCAAACATTGCTTTTGAAATACTGAATCCAGGTACAACCAGTTGGAATATTTCAATTTTGAGAAGCTGTAAAAGGTGAAAGCATGCTGCTTCCTAAGATCTTGCACACAGGATAGTTTAAATCTTAGGGAACATACTGGAACATGCCACTCAACATATTCCCCCGATTTGTTTGTGTCACAAAACATAGACATAACAACAAAAACATAGGCAACAGCCTGCTTCAGGCAACCTTCAAGCAAAAAAAACCTTTAACAAACTTCATTGTCAACAAAAAGCATCTCTAAATAAACCTTGGGCCACGTGCTAACAATTTTACCATATTGTTGCAATAGTAAGATTTGGCAAAACCTGGTTGTAGAGGAACCAAATGGATATCCAAGTAGAGGACAGACTGGTAAGCTTAATTGAGTGGAGAATTCTTGAAATGGTATCAAATTTGGGTTCAGCTTCAGCAATCCTTCAGTATCTATTGACCACATCAGTTTTGTGGGGGGGTCATTTCTGCATTTAGTCAGAGCAGCTTCCTTATCTGCATCCCTAATTCTAAGCCTATCAAAAAAAGACATCAAGCACCCATCATTTTTGTTCTTGCGAAAACGCTTCCTGATGTACACAATAGGTAATATGTTCTCTTCAATTCTGAAATGATCCGGCATTAATTCAGAATCAGGAGAACATACTTCATCAGGTTGAACAGAAAGTAGCATCATTGCATCTACTACATCATCATCAACAGAAAATTCAGAACTACTTTCGTTGTGCTCAGCCTGTGGCTgagccttcattttcttcacatGGCTCTGCCCTTGCCCTTTTCTAGAAGATTCATTACCAACATCTTCTTTGTTAGTGCAGTGTGCAAAGCACCCTCTTCTTTTTTTCATTCCCAAACCCTCAATTGAATCCCTTCACAgagaaacccccaaattttaaATCTCTTATCAAACGCCCCACCTCACAATTTCGGATCTGCTAATAGATGTAGAAGAGATAGATTGATGTAGGACAAATTAGCAAAAAGAGAAGATTAAACTATATTGGGTGATTAAATCGCAACCTAATCACTACCCCAATATGAATCCCAAGAACAATTGATCACAACCAATCTTATTCTCaagaaaatttatatataatcCAAGTTGCATAGAAGTACATACAAAAATGCTTTAAATACTGAAAAGATAACCCTAACGGGCTACCTAACAACAGCCCAAAACATGCGGGCTAAATAAACAAATCCAACGCTGTAAATTAATAAAATACCAATATAACAATATTTCGAAAAAAACAAAATACAGGGACTGGCCCATCACAGAAAGCACAAAATACTTGTATTAATAAAATAGAGGTTACATGTAATAAAACAATTCACCACTTTCGAGGAGTGATGAGACCTCCGCTAAGAATAAAATGATCGACAATTTACACACCCTTCGGCTTTCTCTCCACTCATCCAATTCTTTTTATACCTCTCTTTTTCCAATCCACCATTTCCTTTTACTGTGTAATAGGCTTAACAATTTTACTATCTCTTTTAGTGTAAGACTGTATGTAAACAACTATCCTGTAAGCCATTTCACTTACTATGTAATTTTACCATTTCCCAAGTTGCCCCCCAATCCTGTAAGCCAGCCCACCAAATTAGTAATTCCTAATAGGGGAGAGCATAGGGCAAGTTCAGTTTGGTTTTGGGATAAAGTTGAAATTGAAACCATATATCttcaatttttaaaattgaaaactGTAACCGAAGGGCCATTTTGGTTCGAATTCTCGGTTCGATTACAATTGCTTCGATTTAAAATACAAAACCCGCTCACAAACAAATAACAAAAGAAATATAACTAGCAGGATAAAAAaagtttgatttaaaaataagtaGAATTTAACAATACTAATATTTCTATGATCTTTTAGATTTGGTTCTACATCTCGAAGCTATTATAAGCATGGCAGAAGTAGTATCTCTAGTTTGACAGTAGTAGTAATGTTGGTTGTTCAAAGTGTGTATCAGTGATAGTTCTAGTAGAAGTTCGTGACCATACAATTCTTTCTCTTCAGAAAAGAATTATATATTATGACTGACATTAAAGATCGGAAAAAATAATACAATAATTTGTATAGATAGTATCTAGTTTTTTTCATAACAAATCCTTTTCTGGAAATATATTATCTATTAAACTATTGATGATAATCTAGAGTCAACAAGCACCGGTTGCCCTTTAGACTTGTGCATTTTACTTGACCAAACCTCCCTTTCACCTCCTCACTGGATCGTTGAAGTAGCGAGCCACTAACCAACTTTTGAAAATTTGCAACAGCAAACTAAAACGGCAAATTGCCCATAATCAATTTGTGTGTCCTAAATTTTACACGTCGTAACACAAATTAAGAACAAGCTCACCGAACTTATCTTTACAAAACATATGTACACATCTagtaattataatatatatatatatacacacattatataattatttatttatattattaattgcTTCGGTTCAATTGGAACCCATAATCGGAACGGAACCATTTAAGACGGTTCAaattttgattttcgatttcaGTTTGAGTTTACATTGTTCGATTTTTACCGACTTTAAACAGATTCAGATCGATTTCGGTTTTTTGCTCGGCCTACTTTGACGAAGAATTAGCTCCATTTTGTGTTGCTCCTAAAACAACTCGTGTTTAGATTTTAACACCAATTCAGCGTTCAGTTGTTCCGAAATAGTTGGCACTGAGCATTCCTGGGTTTGAACCAATGGCCTTCTAAAGTTGGGACGCGTGGAACACCGAACTGAGTTTAGACGAAGCATGCAACTCCAATTTATAGGCCCCAATACCAATCTTCAGCAGAATTGGAAACGGGATGTAAAGTCAGGTTGCTAATTTCTTACAAGGCTTTTTAGCCAAGGATTGTTGACAATAAGGCTGTACTTTCAGGTATACCAAATCCCCTATTCACTATGCTATCAACATCACGCCTCGTAATATCCTACTGCTTTTCTATCTTCTGCTGAGCTTTACACAAATGAGCCTTAATATCATCTAGTAAAGCATCTCGTTCAATCAGTTGCTCCTCCAAAGAAGTCAAAGATCTGGAACCAAACTCAAAACTCAGTAATGGAGGATTTCTGCCATAAACGAGCTTAGAAGGCGAACATGGAACACAAGACTGAAAAGAGGTATTATACCAGTATTCCAACCAAGTTATCAACAGCCCAAAATTTAGGATCTGCATTAATAAAACACAGCAGGTAGCTCTCCATGGTCTTGTTAATGGCCTTGGTTTGGCCGTCCGATTTTGGATGAGGCATGCTTCTGTGAAGGTTTTTCCCCTAGAGCTTAAACAACTCCTTCCAATTTAAACTAATAAACACCAACTCCTTCAAATTTAAACTAATAAACACCTTGTCCCAATCAGACACATTGGTGAAAGGAAACCATGATGTTGAACCACGCCCGGGACAAACGAATGTATCACTGTTTGTGCTGAAAACGAGTGTTAAGGCCAACAAAGTTTATGTAATTCGACAGCCTATCCACCACCACCAGCACTGTATCAAACCCTTTAGAGCGTGGGAGTCCTTCACCCAAATCTATCGACATATCTTCCCAGATTTTCAATTGAGTCAGTAAAGGTTGAAGTAGCCTTGCTGGATGCAATGAAGACCCATTTCGGTGTTAAGAGATATCGCATTTGCGAACATTTTTTTGGACTGCTCAACGCATTCCCGGCTAAATCATTCTTGAGCTAATCATTGATCAATTTAAAAATCCCCCAAAAGACTTTCCAAGGGATTGTTGTAATATTCTTTACCAATAGGACTGGATTGGAGAAAGGACTTGTGGACAGCCGGATAATCCCCGTTTTAAGTATATCTTGAACCAATTATTTGCTTCTTCCTTGTACATTTGGGGTACTGATAAGGCCGCACACTTGTCGGGTTTGTGCTCTCTTTTAAAATGATGGCGTGCTCCATATATCATTGAGGGGGGAAACCCCGTGGGCATATCGAAGATACTCTTCAAGTAAGTTAACATTGATGCCATGAATGGGGGAACAGACACAGTCTTATGGTCCATTTGTGCTTCTCTCTCCTGTTAGCAACTTTAGTGATTAAGTTCTAAAACAAAATCTACCTTTTGCTTTGGATCCTGATCATTGCCTTATGCGTAGTACCCCTTCTGTCTAGAGAGGGATCACCCTGTAAAGTGATTGTTTACCCACCTAACTGGAATTTTAGGGTCCGCATTTTCCAATTTGTGATCATTGTACCAAGTTTAACCAACCATTGGATGCCCAGTTTACCCAACTGCAAAAGTAAAAAGTTTTCTACCACCATAGTACCCCGGAACTCCAAAACCACAAATTTACATTCCCCTTCTCATTGTATTGAATCTCATGTACCCAAGGACACACCAAAAGACTTAGACAATGTTATCGGAATACCCAATTGCCAATCGACCCAACAAATTCAAAGTAGCTAGTTATCTATGTCTGAATTAAAAAGTTTTTTTGGGTGAATTGGTTCAAAACGTACCTCTAATGGTCCTTCGGATAATTGGCTGGTTTGACTAAGTTTTGCAATCTCCTCTTCTTCACAAGTTAAAAGCACGGTCAGCTCCTAATGCTTGCACCCGTGTCTAATAGTACACTTATCATCACCGTAACAGTAGCACATTCCCTTCTCCCTCTTAACTTGGAGCTCCTCACCTTAACGTCGTGCTTCACTCCTTGATTTCACTATAAAATACCCTACTGCTTATCCCGGAAGACCTTGAGTTTATGTTGACCCAAGGGGGAATCGACCCAACTAATATGATGATTGTCCGCTCTTAAAAGTCGGATGAAGGTGAGTAACTTGTAATACCCTTCCTACACTACTGGGATATACCTGTTATACATCTTTCAATCCAACCCCAATCTAAGCTTATCTTCCACTATCGAGGCCAAGTCCATGTCCTGGTCGAGGTTCCTGGGTCCATATATTTTAACTTCGACCCCGACTTCTTCTGTCAACCAATTCAAGGACTGCCCCTTCACAATTTCTCATGGGGCCAGCAATTTGATAAACTTCTGTCAATAGTTTGGAACTGGCCCAGCCTGATTATGTGACAATCATTGTTCGGGCAATGTTCTATTGGTTGTTAATCTGAACTGTCGATGCACCATAGCTTTCATATCATCCCATTTCTGTTAGGATAATAATTTGAACttgttatatattttttaaattatttttaattattagatattggttattaggataaataaaattagtttcaAAGACTTGGAATAATTAGTAGAGATATTTATTGAAATTTATCAGGTGACTATTTTTTAGGAGTTTCCCCAATGTATTAGCCTATAAAACATGCTTATGTTTTCATAATACAGAATTATATGATTTGATATAGTAAATTTTTTGTTCCTAGCATATTAGGTTCTCATTTTCAATTAAAGAACCAACAACTTCTCGATAGGCCCCGCCAATTTTCCCATTAGAATCACAACAATGCGTCTCCTTGATGCAACCACGACCATTTCCACCTTATCCTCCTCACTCATCCGGTAGAAATGGAAATACCTCTCAACCTTTAGGATCCATCCAGTTGGATTATTACCATTGATAGCGGCATGTCAAACTTTTAAAGCACCAAATTTGTACCACCTACCGTATTTACCATTTCCTGTGTGTTTAACATTGTGGGAGGACTGCATAATGATATCAAAGGAATGCTTAGACTGCTTGATCCTACTTCATTAGAGCAAGCACTCAAGCTTTACTAAAGCACTCTCAACTCTCAACCTAAGAAGGTTTTTCAGTTCTAGAAGTAGTTACAAGAGTGGGGTGACAACTCAGGTATCAGCTAAAGGCTCAATTACAGTAGCTGGAACATTCGTGCTAGTACATAATTCAAGTTCAGTAGTCATTAATATTAAGCCTAGACCTCTGACATATTAACAGAGGGATGAAAGAAGACAAAAGGGACTACGTTGTTATTGTGATGAAAGTTCAAAAAGGGACATGAATGCAAGAAGTGTCGAAGTTTCTTAATGATAGCTAAAGATGGGGGTGGAGATTACACAAAAGCACCATAATATGATAAAGAACATGGTGGAGATTTGGATGATTGGAAGGATCAGGATATAATCTTGACTGGCTTGGGATTAAAGGAAAACCTCAAGGTCAACCCGTTGAACTTGAAGGGTCTTGCAACAGCAGAGTTATCAAAGTACTGGTTGATGGTGGAATCACTGTTAGTATTGTTAAAGGGATGTTGCATAGCAAAGGGATTGGAGGGC
This window contains:
- the LOC141672037 gene encoding uncharacterized protein LOC141672037 — encoded protein: MALNPSKILYDMDSEDEQWISKNGKTLQSQETCCIVITDGIFEKCMDMLEKFAYAQQRNHFTVTELEILMVGVVPSEVIIAIYHHWQQKRKRTGIPLIRHLQPPSWERYHVKLQEWNRLTTEGKSIAECGDKVKAPNVEKPVMFAFCLKPRGLKVPKNGSKCRSQKKLHDSGHRHANIGEQGGVHTSVREEMASNHRPGKRNRVQQQDMEFPDWPSKKRHLSDFYPGRRNVSVQDYYELRMREASGAAKRASCIAVLKREKAERLCSKADFAIGAAASALMVASAMKASYYRTN